atttaataaaaataaattcgtgTAATGTGCAATCCAAGCTCGACTGTTAAATAAAGTACCTAAGGACTCTCAAATGATGCTCCACAATAGCAGCTAATCTTTGCTCCgctaaatttttcttctcatCGTACTTGACAAGTTCGTTCAAccacatatataatacattcaGTTGGCCACAAGCATGCATGGCAAAGACAGCGGCAAGACTACAAACAGCAACTGTAGAGGAACCTACTACAAACGCCGAGAAAACCTGCACGCCCAGAAAGATCTCGTTCGCAGGACTGAATCTCGCATCGATGATCTTACTGTACACCGGACATGTCATCGGATGCATAGTAAAGGTTTCGTTGCCGACTGTAATGGTCGTGGTTTTGATCGCCCGCACTACGGTGAAAAAAAATGCGCTACCGTGCATGAACACCGCGCAGAACCCTGCCATGAAGCGGCCGATTTTAGCGTATTGTAGCATCACTTCACGGTCATCGATTTTTTGGACGAGTTTCCAGTCCGTCTCCATGTGTCGTATACAATTGTATATGTCTTTGTGGCGCGTAAGTAACGTCCAGTAATTTACCGAGCCCATAATTCTATGAAGTAACGGAACAACGGCGCTTAATTTAGTTTGGATGTCTTCTCTTTCAAACGACACGTACAACATGCAAGGTATCGTAATGATAGCTATCGAGCTTgaaaaaatgagaatttgCATTGATACGACGATCCTCTTTACTGTGCTCGATGTGCCTTGTGGCCAAGCACCGAGCGATATGAGAAACCATCGGTTTAATTGTAGGCTATAGTCACTGATATTTTCGAAATCAAAGCTTTTCAAATCACGTTTTGAATTTGTGTTCATGATCACTTCGCGAAAGCGACCGATGCACTGTCCACAATGGTCAGCGCTTCGGCTAAAACTACGTTTGAAATACGCCTGCGCCAACTTCTGGAAAAGTTTATAAACCGAACGTAATTGACGTCTTTGCCCTGAGGACGCATGTGCAATCGATAATCACTTGTTGTGTACAAAGTTTGCTCGTCAATTCGACGAGAGATCGCGTTCGGTGAAGAATATCAAGATACTTTTCTGAATGTGACTGCAAATTTGTTTTGACTTTTCATCATCTTGTGTTCCTTGTGATTTATACAAGACGTCTCCGAACTGGTATGTACAACCGAAAATATACGAATTCtacatgcaaatataatttaaaaaatgtaaaataaaattttttatgcaaa
This window of the Linepithema humile isolate Giens D197 chromosome 1, Lhum_UNIL_v1.0, whole genome shotgun sequence genome carries:
- the LOC105667436 gene encoding odorant receptor 82a-like isoform X2, with product MNTNSKRDLKSFDFENISDYSLQLNRWFLISLGAWPQGTSSTVKRIVVSMQILIFSSSIAIITIPCMLYVSFEREDIQTKLSAVVPLLHRIMGSVNYWTLLTRHKDIYNCIRHMETDWKLVQKIDDREVMLQYAKIGRFMAGFCAVFMHGSAFFFTVVRAIKTTTITVGNETFTMHPMTCPVYSKIIDARFSPANEIFLGVQVFSAFVVGSSTVAVCSLAAVFAMHACGQLNVLYMWLNELVKYDEKKNLAEQRLAAIVEHHLRVLSFIANMESIMHKACLAELMGCTLNMCLLGYYSIMNWAAFDAAKILSYVTVYMSMSFNIFIFCYIGEILTEQCKNVGEMVYITNWYQLPNKTALCLILIIMRSSNVIKMTAGKLINLSIATFGDVIKTSMAYLNILRTMTT
- the LOC105667436 gene encoding odorant receptor 82a-like isoform X4, which translates into the protein MNTNSKRDLKSFDFENISDYSLQLNRWFLISLGAWPQGTSSTVKRIVVSMQILIFSSSIAIITIPCMLYVSFEREDIQTKLSAVVPLLHRIMGSVNYWTLLTRHKDIYNCIRHMETDWKLVQKIDDREVMLQYAKIGRFMAGFCAVFMHGSAFFFTVVRAIKTTTITVGNETFTMHPMTCPVYSKIIDARFSPANEIFLGVQVFSAFVVGSSTVAVCSLAAVFAMHACGQLNVLYMWLNELVKYDEKKNLAEQRLAAIVEHHLRVLSFIANMESIMHKACLAELMGCTLNMCLLGYYSIMNWAAFDAAKILSYVTVYMSMSFNIFIFCYIGEILTEQIIKTSMAYLNILRTMTT
- the LOC105667436 gene encoding odorant receptor 82a-like isoform X3, producing MNTNSKRDLKSFDFENISDYSLQLNRWFLISLGAWPQGTSSTVKRIVVSMQILIFSSSIAIITIPCMLYVSFEREDIQTKLSAVVPLLHRIMGSVNYWTLLTRHKDIYNCIRHMETDWKLVQKIDDREVMLQYAKIGRFMAGFCAVFMHGSAFFFTVVRAIKTTTITVGNETFTMHPMTCPVYSKIIDARFSPANEIFLGVQVFSAFVVGSSTVAVCSLAAVFAMHACGQLNVLYMWLNELVKYDEKKNLAEQRLAAIVEHHLRVLSFIANMESIMHKACLAELMGCTLNMCLLGYYSIMNWAAFDAAKILSYVTVYMSMSFNIFIFCYIGEILTEQCKHVGEIAYMTNWYKLPHKTALGLVLIIMRSSLVIKITAGKLFQLSIATFGDIIKTSMAYLNILRTMTT
- the LOC105667436 gene encoding odorant receptor 82a-like isoform X1 produces the protein MNTNSKRDLKSFDFENISDYSLQLNRWFLISLGAWPQGTSSTVKRIVVSMQILIFSSSIAIITIPCMLYVSFEREDIQTKLSAVVPLLHRIMGSVNYWTLLTRHKDIYNCIRHMETDWKLVQKIDDREVMLQYAKIGRFMAGFCAVFMHGSAFFFTVVRAIKTTTITVGNETFTMHPMTCPVYSKIIDARFSPANEIFLGVQVFSAFVVGSSTVAVCSLAAVFAMHACGQLNVLYMWLNELVKYDEKKNLAEQRLAAIVEHHLRVLSFIANMESIMHKACLAELMGCTLNMCLLGYYSIMNWAAFDAAKILSYVTVYMSMSFNIFIFCYIGEILTEQCKHVGEIAYMTNWYKLPHKTALGLVLIIMRSSLVIKITAGKLFQLSIATFGDVSKFMDTCVTVLMTYYKKISKQTNFFY